Proteins co-encoded in one Clostridiales bacterium genomic window:
- a CDS encoding DNA internalization-related competence protein ComEC/Rec2 gives MPLPTVAVIALTLASIGFVACIGMARLLRRYAYGRARVVQIGCFAGVLFVWAALGVASGSARWSGWHAAQAQLPTPNESTADAQTPNTAVVAIRDPTQGRFGWVTTVRPLEGAPVRFRVMLPPGQDPPVRLGEVFALKQRVMPIDPSQEWARRAHRRFEAGSVPVRAVEIEGWASTPSGWAGPIRATVNEMVAKVPGARGDVLQGVLLGDRTRMSGTVTEEDMRVCGLSHLIAVSGTHLSIVGMLLGRVLGHARQGLVTRAAVVVAAMGMYVVLTGVQPSALRALGMGAVAGLAAVSGRRGDGLAALAAAVAVMLMADPVVAFDIGFRLSVCAVAGIVVFGGLAGEWIRSAFGTGRVHRWAEGAADMLALTLVAQVATLPVALPAFGMFSLIAPLANVIAMPLVTVGLIVGLVAAVAGLVLSVVAGPFMSLAALPLGLVTTLARHFASIPGAALGVEAPPGPLVATVTVATCALWVAWPRPRDSTAPRMALGLVVALTVWGMIGAPTPSGEPRIRVLDVGQGDAVIVTDDNATLLIDTGPDPDVLRTALTRAGIRRIDALVFTHDHADHTGGAPGLVGVVRVGRAFAPSVADPEAFAQLIPHLDRVVDYRKDEGSLLGSIAAGDVLTVGLTRLEALWPRGPDPALATNDTSVILHLTRGEFSAILPGDAEEVVWDRLARDEMIPDIDVLLVPHHGSSNGITATALDTLRPAVALISAGAGNEFGHPSRSVIDLLEDREIAVFRTDIHGELRVSHDLDGRFAVFTTRGAREAACATISGGIARTLTEPGDHDRPSTCRPQTRLPHLRTRGAAAYAGGRALEAKAGGRRGSRLQLDGARWGSDRRRLGHHGLQHVAVHVRAPPGDCAQG, from the coding sequence GTGCCGCTGCCGACCGTTGCTGTGATCGCACTGACACTGGCATCGATTGGCTTCGTGGCGTGCATCGGCATGGCGCGCTTGCTTCGACGGTACGCTTATGGACGTGCCAGGGTGGTGCAGATCGGCTGTTTTGCCGGGGTGCTCTTCGTGTGGGCGGCGCTGGGAGTGGCCTCAGGTTCAGCCCGCTGGTCTGGTTGGCACGCAGCTCAAGCCCAATTGCCCACACCGAACGAATCGACAGCCGACGCACAAACTCCCAACACAGCAGTTGTCGCCATTCGCGATCCAACTCAGGGCCGGTTTGGGTGGGTGACGACCGTCCGCCCGCTTGAAGGCGCTCCAGTTCGTTTCCGAGTGATGCTGCCGCCCGGACAGGATCCGCCCGTTCGTCTCGGAGAAGTGTTTGCTCTTAAGCAGCGGGTAATGCCAATCGATCCATCCCAGGAGTGGGCGCGCCGTGCACATCGCCGGTTCGAGGCGGGCAGCGTGCCGGTGCGCGCGGTAGAGATTGAGGGATGGGCTTCCACGCCAAGCGGATGGGCGGGCCCGATCAGGGCTACGGTCAACGAGATGGTGGCTAAAGTCCCTGGGGCGAGAGGGGATGTGCTCCAAGGGGTGCTCTTGGGCGACAGGACCCGTATGAGTGGCACTGTGACCGAAGAGGACATGCGTGTATGCGGGCTCTCGCATCTCATCGCAGTATCCGGCACACACTTGAGCATAGTGGGAATGCTTCTCGGACGCGTTTTAGGCCACGCGCGCCAGGGACTTGTGACCCGCGCTGCTGTGGTGGTCGCAGCGATGGGAATGTACGTCGTCCTCACCGGTGTTCAGCCCTCGGCACTTCGCGCGTTGGGCATGGGTGCTGTTGCGGGGCTCGCGGCCGTATCCGGCCGCCGCGGTGACGGGCTTGCTGCTTTGGCGGCGGCCGTCGCTGTGATGCTTATGGCCGATCCCGTTGTCGCGTTTGATATTGGGTTCCGCCTTTCGGTATGCGCTGTCGCGGGAATCGTTGTGTTTGGAGGGCTTGCCGGCGAATGGATTCGCTCGGCGTTCGGGACGGGACGTGTCCACCGTTGGGCTGAGGGCGCCGCCGACATGTTGGCGTTGACTCTCGTGGCCCAAGTGGCTACCTTGCCTGTCGCGCTGCCCGCTTTTGGCATGTTTTCGCTGATTGCCCCGCTTGCCAACGTGATCGCCATGCCCCTCGTCACTGTTGGTTTGATTGTAGGTCTCGTAGCTGCCGTGGCCGGTCTTGTGTTGAGCGTGGTGGCAGGTCCGTTCATGTCACTGGCCGCATTGCCTCTTGGACTGGTCACAACGCTGGCGCGTCACTTCGCGTCGATACCGGGAGCCGCTCTCGGCGTGGAGGCGCCGCCTGGCCCGCTTGTCGCAACCGTGACCGTGGCTACGTGCGCGCTTTGGGTCGCGTGGCCTCGACCGAGAGACTCAACAGCTCCGCGGATGGCGCTCGGTCTCGTGGTGGCGCTCACGGTATGGGGCATGATCGGCGCCCCCACACCCTCCGGCGAACCTCGCATCCGTGTGCTCGACGTCGGCCAAGGGGATGCGGTGATCGTTACCGACGACAACGCGACCCTGCTCATTGATACGGGACCGGATCCGGACGTTCTCAGGACCGCGCTGACTCGTGCCGGAATCAGACGGATCGACGCGCTTGTGTTCACTCACGACCACGCCGATCACACCGGTGGCGCACCGGGCCTCGTCGGCGTCGTCCGGGTCGGGCGCGCGTTTGCGCCCAGCGTTGCTGATCCGGAGGCCTTCGCGCAACTAATCCCGCACCTCGACCGAGTTGTTGATTACCGGAAAGACGAAGGTTCGCTACTTGGCTCCATAGCCGCGGGCGATGTGCTCACCGTGGGGCTCACGCGATTGGAGGCTTTGTGGCCGAGAGGGCCTGATCCAGCGCTTGCGACCAACGATACGAGTGTAATCCTGCACCTGACCCGTGGTGAATTCTCGGCGATCCTCCCGGGCGACGCCGAGGAGGTCGTGTGGGACCGTCTTGCGCGGGACGAAATGATTCCCGATATCGATGTGCTGCTGGTACCGCACCACGGTAGCTCAAACGGAATCACAGCAACTGCCCTCGATACCTTGCGACCAGCCGTCGCGCTCATCAGCGCGGGTGCCGGAAACGAGTTTGGACACCCCTCGCGATCGGTGATTGATCTGCTTGAGGACCGTGAGATCGCGGTGTTTCGAACAGATATCCACGGTGAACTGCGGGTTTCTCACGATCTTGACGGTCGGTTCGCCGTTTTCACCACCCGTGGAGCCCGGGAGGCGGCGTGTGCGACAATCTCGGGTGGTATCGCACGCACCCTCACAGAACCCGGAGATCATGACCGACCCTCGACTTGCAGACCTCAAACCCGTCTACCTCATCTACGGACCAGAGGAGCTGCTGCTTACGCAGGCGGTAGAGCGCTTGAAGCAAAGGCTGGCGGCCGTCGCGGATCTCGACTACAACTTGACGGTGCTCGATGGGGATCGGACCGACGGCGACTCGGTCATCACGGTCTGCAACACGTTGCCGTTCATGTCCGAGCGCCGCCTGGTGATTGTGCGCAGGGCTGA
- the holA gene encoding DNA polymerase III subunit delta, with product MSERRLVIVRRADALPKDSLDVIARYAADPNPETVLVLVALKLAKNLRVYKAIDALGGVSEYKSPKKGEYAQRVLEFFAQRGKRIGLDAAEVLVRAVGYDLRHLSTEVDKVVAFAGDKETLSRRDVEHVVSTTAPPSVFDFTDALGARDVRAALRLLALLVDQGESVHGILALSVRHVRHMLSVHAIKARSPSGSPVGEIMREVGVANWQANKLLRQAGRYSGPELVDALRGAARTDAEMKTSRDARLVFERWIVDLCRD from the coding sequence ATGTCCGAGCGCCGCCTGGTGATTGTGCGCAGGGCTGACGCCTTGCCCAAAGACTCGCTTGACGTGATTGCTCGCTACGCCGCTGACCCGAATCCGGAGACGGTACTTGTTCTTGTTGCGCTCAAGCTTGCGAAGAACCTCCGTGTGTACAAGGCGATCGACGCGCTGGGAGGGGTCTCGGAGTACAAGTCACCCAAGAAAGGTGAGTATGCGCAGCGCGTCCTCGAGTTCTTCGCGCAGCGCGGGAAGCGCATTGGGCTTGATGCGGCTGAAGTGCTAGTCCGTGCTGTCGGGTACGACCTGAGGCACCTTTCGACAGAAGTAGACAAGGTAGTGGCCTTCGCGGGAGACAAGGAGACACTTTCGCGTCGCGATGTCGAGCATGTTGTCTCCACAACCGCGCCTCCGTCGGTCTTCGATTTCACCGACGCTCTCGGCGCGAGAGATGTTCGGGCTGCGCTGCGCCTGCTTGCGCTCCTCGTCGATCAAGGCGAGTCGGTGCACGGCATCCTTGCGCTCAGCGTGCGCCACGTACGCCACATGCTTTCAGTTCACGCGATCAAGGCCCGAAGCCCAAGCGGGTCTCCAGTGGGCGAGATAATGCGGGAGGTCGGGGTGGCCAACTGGCAGGCCAACAAGTTGCTGCGTCAGGCGGGACGGTACTCTGGCCCTGAGTTGGTGGACGCCCTGAGAGGTGCCGCTCGCACGGATGCGGAAATGAAGACGAGCCGGGATGCCCGGCTCGTCTTCGAACGCTGGATAGTGGATCTCTGCCGTGA